In a genomic window of Chryseobacterium sp. G0162:
- a CDS encoding glycosyltransferase family 9 protein yields the protein MTRILAYRFSAFGDVAMTVPVFKEFLEQNPGVEIVMVSRKNFEALFTGIPNVIFKGINVDDYKGFFGLRRLGDELIKEFNPDYIANLHDVIRTKILDRIYRRKGLKVFKINKGKEEKEHLTDVWNLDKIQLKKTVERYADVFRDMGFKVELSQKLRPVSEHKSGIGFAPFAQHKGKMLPLEKSFELARILAQKHTVYFFGGGKKETETLESWESQIPNTKSLSGKLSLTEELQKISELEVMISMDSANMHLASLMGTRCVSIWCATHPYAGFLGFGQSEDDVVQVKDLSCRPCSVFGDKECYRGDWACLEEFSIQKVVEKI from the coding sequence GTGACCAGAATTTTAGCATATCGTTTTTCTGCATTTGGAGATGTTGCCATGACGGTTCCTGTTTTTAAGGAATTTTTGGAGCAAAATCCCGGTGTGGAGATTGTCATGGTTTCCAGAAAAAACTTCGAAGCTTTGTTTACAGGGATTCCTAATGTTATATTCAAAGGAATTAATGTAGATGATTATAAAGGGTTCTTTGGACTGAGAAGATTGGGGGATGAATTGATTAAAGAATTTAACCCGGATTATATTGCCAATCTTCATGATGTCATCAGAACCAAAATTTTAGATAGAATCTATAGAAGAAAGGGATTAAAGGTTTTCAAAATAAATAAAGGAAAAGAAGAAAAAGAACATCTTACAGATGTCTGGAATCTGGATAAAATTCAATTGAAAAAAACAGTTGAGCGTTATGCGGATGTCTTCCGGGATATGGGTTTTAAAGTAGAGCTTTCCCAAAAACTCAGACCCGTTTCAGAGCATAAATCCGGAATAGGCTTTGCACCTTTTGCTCAGCATAAAGGAAAAATGCTTCCGTTGGAAAAATCATTTGAGCTGGCCAGGATTTTGGCTCAGAAACATACGGTATACTTCTTTGGGGGCGGGAAAAAGGAGACTGAAACTCTTGAGTCCTGGGAAAGTCAGATCCCCAATACTAAAAGTCTTTCCGGAAAATTAAGTCTTACTGAAGAGCTTCAAAAGATTTCTGAACTGGAAGTAATGATCTCTATGGATTCTGCCAATATGCATTTAGCAAGCCTTATGGGAACCCGATGTGTTTCTATATGGTGTGCAACGCATCCTTATGCGGGATTTTTAGGATTCGGGCAGAGTGAAGATGATGTGGTGCAGGTGAAAGATCTTTCCTGCAGACCTTGTTCTGTTTTTGGAGATAAAGAATGTTATAGGGGAGATTGGGCTTGTCTCGAAGAGTTCAGTATTCAAAAAGTTGTTGAGAAAATCTGA